One stretch of bacterium DNA includes these proteins:
- a CDS encoding aromatic amino acid ammonia-lyase, translating into MPLLIDGGRLSIEDLERVARGGEPVELSPAARERIIACRAMLERKIVAREIMYGVNTGIGEFSEVVLSDDQVRDFQRYLIYNHSAGIGTPVPVEQVRGAMLARVNVHAHGNSGCRPEITDTLIQMLNRGVTPVVCNKGSVGACGDLAPMSQIALLLMGEGEAFYQDERLPGARALEKAGIPVPGLQARDGLAAINGSNLLTAMSALTLVDFDRLLRQAEIAAAMSLEALLANLKPYDTRLHELRGFPGAVRSARAIRACLAGSDLITGRVKTKVQDAYSMRSTPQVIGAAHDALRWARQQVEIELAGVGDNPIFLPAENLTLTGANFQGSPVSLPMDSAGTAVTMVSVLSERRLNRLLNPALSVGLPAFLTKGAGMFSGMMLSQYTADMLIVEQRILSQPASTMSIPAAADQEDFVSMGMNTALKNLQILENARAVVGIELMAAAQALDFREHQPGAGVDKAREVIRRHVTHLDIDRPLHVDHNAMAALVASGELLREVEEKVGSLAG; encoded by the coding sequence ATGCCACTTTTGATCGACGGAGGCCGCCTGAGCATCGAGGATCTGGAGCGCGTCGCCCGCGGCGGCGAGCCGGTGGAGCTGAGCCCGGCTGCCCGCGAGCGCATCATCGCCTGCCGTGCCATGCTGGAGAGGAAGATCGTCGCCCGCGAGATCATGTACGGGGTCAACACGGGCATCGGCGAGTTCTCCGAGGTGGTGCTTTCCGACGACCAAGTGCGCGATTTCCAGCGCTACCTCATCTACAACCACAGCGCCGGCATCGGCACGCCCGTGCCCGTGGAGCAGGTGCGCGGCGCCATGCTGGCCCGCGTCAACGTCCACGCCCACGGCAACAGCGGCTGCCGGCCGGAGATCACCGACACCCTCATCCAGATGCTCAACCGGGGCGTCACCCCCGTCGTCTGCAACAAGGGCAGCGTGGGCGCTTGCGGCGACCTCGCCCCCATGAGCCAGATCGCGCTGCTGCTGATGGGGGAGGGCGAGGCCTTCTACCAGGACGAGCGCCTGCCCGGCGCCCGGGCGCTGGAGAAGGCGGGCATTCCCGTCCCCGGCCTGCAGGCGAGGGACGGCCTGGCGGCGATCAACGGCAGCAACCTGCTCACCGCCATGAGCGCCCTCACCCTGGTCGATTTCGACCGCCTCCTGCGCCAAGCCGAGATCGCCGCGGCCATGAGCCTGGAGGCCCTCCTCGCCAACCTCAAGCCCTACGACACGCGCCTGCACGAGCTGCGCGGCTTTCCCGGCGCCGTGCGCAGCGCCCGCGCCATCCGCGCCTGCCTGGCGGGCAGCGATCTCATCACGGGCAGAGTCAAGACCAAGGTGCAGGACGCCTACAGCATGCGCTCCACGCCCCAGGTCATCGGCGCCGCTCACGACGCCCTGCGCTGGGCGCGCCAGCAGGTGGAGATCGAGCTGGCCGGCGTGGGCGACAACCCCATCTTCCTCCCCGCCGAGAACCTCACCCTGACCGGCGCCAATTTCCAGGGCAGCCCCGTCAGCCTGCCCATGGACAGCGCCGGCACGGCGGTGACGATGGTGAGCGTGCTCAGCGAGCGCCGCCTCAACCGCCTGCTCAACCCGGCCCTCAGCGTGGGCCTGCCCGCCTTTCTCACCAAGGGGGCCGGCATGTTCAGTGGCATGATGCTGAGCCAGTACACGGCGGACATGCTCATCGTCGAGCAGCGCATCCTCAGCCAGCCGGCCAGCACCATGTCCATCCCCGCCGCCGCCGACCAGGAGGACTTCGTCAGCATGGGCATGAACACGGCCCTGAAGAACCTGCAGATCCTCGAGAACGCGCGCGCCGTGGTGGGCATCGAGTTGATGGCCGCCGCCCAGGCGCTGGACTTCCGCGAGCACCAGCCCGGCGCCGGCGTGGACAAGGCGCGGGAGGTCATCCGCCGCCATGTGACGCACCTGGACATCGACCGCCCCCTCCACGTGGACCACAACGCCATGGCCGCGCTGGTGGCCTCCGGCGAACTGCTGCGCGAGGTGGAAGAGAAGGTGGGTTCCCTGGCGGGTTGA
- a CDS encoding alpha-amylase family glycosyl hydrolase, which translates to MSPAARLRFHPAWIVLLAQLVAGPAPAKDDATPILTLNPGDTVRHAGPELAVGTRLPWMVAAPPPGLALSAQPGVLEITARQALPWRVVETTGGDLLVRTRDGQPVEVGYQGKPGLAVSVAGNFNDWNAGSHPLTETAPGRYRTTLAVPPGELIYLIKVGDLYRRDPANPDSVPNGFGSWNSRRLVEDAQGPPPRLHRLGWEAIRQGRELRFLVEGADPDFSWAALHGNRAVPADSVSRRGDTLVVRIADKARSGPDRLRLGVSRGTSRSLLQTVFFEQEDIWQDAVVYSLMPDRFRNGDPANDRPVSHPELLPPANWQGGDLAGLLATLREGYFERLGITTLWIFPLNQSTDKAWREYPEPHRWYTGYHGYWPVHPTAIEPRFGTEELFRDVTAEARRRGLRILLDLVANHVHEEHPWVREHPDWFGTLELPDGRRNLRIWDEHRLTTWFEPYMPDIDYSASPEAVAAMCEAALDWVKRYGLDGFRHDAVKHVPREFWQELTTRLKADSSLAHPLFQIGETFGSDELILSYVGPDVLDAQFNFNLFHPAREIFLDPARSFAELARILERNLSSYGPNSLMGNLMDSHDKARYAGYADGDLPLSGANLQELGWTNPPRIDHPETYDKVRLYLTWLLTLPGVPFLYYGDEIAMTGAEDPDNRRMMRFGDELDERERRQWERTAKLVHLRRERPELRRGDLHVLHADQDLLVYLRSAEDARGRPSRSLVALNKSGEPRRQELVLPLGLGPRMVSLGPWEGRVIPLP; encoded by the coding sequence ATGTCCCCTGCCGCGCGCTTGCGCTTTCATCCAGCCTGGATCGTGTTGCTGGCCCAGTTGGTCGCGGGACCCGCCCCGGCCAAGGACGACGCCACCCCCATCCTGACGCTCAATCCGGGCGATACGGTGCGTCACGCCGGCCCCGAGCTGGCCGTCGGCACGAGGCTCCCCTGGATGGTGGCGGCTCCGCCGCCCGGCCTGGCCCTCTCCGCCCAGCCCGGAGTCCTGGAGATCACCGCCCGCCAGGCCCTGCCCTGGCGCGTGGTGGAGACGACGGGGGGCGACCTGCTGGTCCGCACGCGGGACGGCCAACCCGTCGAGGTGGGCTACCAAGGGAAGCCGGGACTGGCCGTGTCCGTGGCCGGCAACTTCAACGACTGGAACGCGGGGAGCCATCCCCTGACCGAGACGGCGCCGGGCCGCTACCGGACGACCCTTGCCGTGCCGCCCGGCGAGCTGATCTACCTCATCAAGGTGGGCGACCTCTACCGGCGCGACCCGGCCAACCCCGACAGTGTGCCCAACGGCTTCGGCAGCTGGAACAGCCGCCGGCTGGTGGAGGATGCCCAGGGGCCGCCCCCCCGCCTGCATCGGCTGGGCTGGGAGGCGATCCGCCAGGGCCGCGAGCTGCGCTTCCTGGTGGAAGGGGCGGATCCGGATTTCAGCTGGGCCGCCCTCCACGGCAACCGGGCGGTGCCGGCCGACTCCGTCAGCCGGCGCGGGGACACCCTGGTGGTGCGCATCGCGGACAAAGCCCGCTCCGGGCCGGACCGCCTGCGCCTGGGAGTCTCGCGCGGCACCAGCCGCTCGCTCCTGCAGACGGTCTTCTTCGAGCAGGAGGACATCTGGCAGGACGCCGTCGTCTACTCCCTCATGCCGGACCGCTTCCGCAACGGCGATCCCGCCAACGACCGGCCGGTCTCCCACCCCGAGCTGCTGCCTCCCGCCAACTGGCAGGGGGGGGATCTGGCCGGCCTCCTCGCCACGCTGCGGGAGGGCTACTTCGAGCGCCTGGGCATCACCACGCTCTGGATCTTCCCCCTCAACCAAAGCACGGACAAAGCCTGGCGGGAGTATCCGGAGCCCCACCGCTGGTACACGGGCTACCACGGCTACTGGCCGGTCCATCCCACCGCCATCGAGCCGCGCTTCGGGACGGAGGAGCTCTTCCGCGACGTGACGGCGGAGGCCCGCCGGCGCGGCCTGCGCATCCTGCTCGACCTGGTGGCCAACCACGTGCACGAGGAGCATCCCTGGGTGCGCGAGCATCCCGACTGGTTCGGCACCCTCGAGCTGCCCGACGGGCGGCGCAACCTGCGCATCTGGGACGAGCACCGGCTCACCACCTGGTTCGAGCCCTACATGCCGGACATCGACTACTCGGCCAGCCCGGAGGCGGTGGCGGCCATGTGCGAGGCCGCCCTGGACTGGGTCAAGCGCTACGGCCTGGACGGCTTCCGCCACGACGCCGTCAAGCATGTCCCGCGCGAGTTCTGGCAGGAGCTGACGACGCGCCTCAAGGCGGACAGCAGCCTGGCCCACCCGCTCTTCCAGATCGGCGAGACCTTCGGCTCCGACGAGCTGATCCTCTCCTACGTCGGCCCCGACGTCCTGGACGCCCAGTTCAACTTCAACCTCTTCCATCCGGCGAGGGAGATCTTCCTCGATCCCGCGCGATCCTTCGCCGAACTGGCCCGCATCCTGGAGCGGAACCTGAGCAGCTACGGCCCCAACAGCCTGATGGGCAACCTGATGGACAGCCACGACAAGGCCCGCTACGCGGGCTACGCCGATGGCGACCTGCCCCTCTCCGGCGCCAACCTGCAGGAGCTGGGCTGGACCAACCCGCCCCGCATCGACCATCCCGAGACCTATGACAAGGTGCGGCTCTACTTGACCTGGCTGCTCACCCTGCCCGGCGTCCCCTTCCTCTACTATGGGGACGAGATCGCCATGACCGGGGCCGAGGATCCCGACAACCGGCGCATGATGCGCTTTGGCGACGAGCTGGATGAGCGGGAGCGCCGCCAGTGGGAGCGCACGGCGAAGCTGGTCCACCTGCGCCGGGAGCGCCCCGAGCTGCGGCGCGGCGACCTCCACGTCCTGCATGCCGACCAGGACCTGCTCGTCTACCTGCGCAGCGCCGAGGACGCCCGGGGCCGCCCCAGCCGCAGCCTGGTGGCCCTGAACAAGAGTGGCGAGCCCCGCCGGCAGGAGCTGGTCCTGCCCCTGGGCCTGGGGCCGCGCATGGTGTCGCTGGGACCCTGGGAAGGGCGCGTCATCCCCCTGCCCTAG
- a CDS encoding T9SS type A sorting domain-containing protein has product MNLLCRAGAGLCLMACLITSAGATWDFPGDIRPAHTPVGRNYGWFTDAGDVLLNGAGDKAWVWKDVELDHPVVGTLFIGVDDGLLLWVNGQLALDAQWAAQAVGFWNYAVDLSPYLRHGRNRLAIEVFNVCHGGSGDGGLDFQLEVDGVTVLPGGYWNPLHPANELWYTGGPCSFLPPVDARGLDYAHADYGWVDQVVEAREAAAAFSLAPAWPNPFNPATTLAFTLTETTELRLAVFDVAGREVALLASGLRERGGHRVGFDAAGLSGGLYFARLEVQGQTTTQKLLLVK; this is encoded by the coding sequence ATGAACCTCTTGTGCCGTGCAGGTGCCGGGCTCTGTCTTATGGCCTGCCTCATCACATCCGCCGGGGCGACGTGGGACTTCCCCGGCGACATCCGTCCCGCCCACACCCCGGTGGGCCGCAACTATGGCTGGTTCACGGACGCGGGGGATGTCCTGCTCAACGGCGCCGGGGACAAGGCCTGGGTCTGGAAGGACGTGGAGCTGGACCACCCGGTCGTGGGCACCCTCTTCATTGGCGTGGACGACGGTCTTCTCCTCTGGGTGAACGGCCAACTGGCCCTGGATGCCCAGTGGGCGGCCCAGGCGGTCGGCTTCTGGAACTACGCGGTGGACCTCAGCCCCTACCTCCGGCACGGCCGCAACCGCCTGGCCATCGAAGTCTTCAACGTGTGCCATGGAGGGTCGGGCGACGGCGGACTGGACTTCCAACTGGAGGTGGATGGCGTGACCGTGCTGCCTGGTGGCTACTGGAATCCCCTGCATCCGGCCAATGAGCTGTGGTACACGGGCGGACCGTGCAGCTTCCTGCCGCCGGTGGATGCCCGGGGCCTGGACTATGCCCACGCCGACTACGGTTGGGTGGATCAGGTGGTGGAGGCGCGGGAGGCCGCCGCTGCCTTCTCCCTGGCTCCCGCCTGGCCCAATCCCTTCAATCCCGCCACCACCCTGGCCTTCACCCTGACGGAGACCACCGAGCTGCGCCTGGCCGTCTTCGACGTGGCCGGCCGCGAGGTGGCGCTGCTGGCCAGCGGCCTGAGGGAGCGGGGCGGGCACCGGGTCGGGTTCGACGCGGCGGGCCTGTCCGGCGGCCTCTACTTCGCCCGCCTGGAGGTCCAGGGCCAGACGACGACGCAGAAGCTGCTGCTGGTCAAATGA